DNA sequence from the Salvia splendens isolate huo1 chromosome 19, SspV2, whole genome shotgun sequence genome:
AAATTTCTTTCCTGATAACCAAGATGGGAGTCGAATAATCGTAACAACTAGGTTGTCTTACTTGAGTTCTCAGTTGAACGAGTCTTGTATAGTTCGCATGAAATTTCTAGATGAGGCTAGTAGTTGGGATTTATTTCGTATGACCGTGTTTGGAAAAGAAAGTTGTCCAATTGAGTTGGAGAAGATTGGAAAGAATATTGTAGCAAATTGTAAAGGACTTCCTTTATCAATTGCTACAATAGGAGGTCTTTTGGCAAAATCTGAGCGCACAAAAGAATGTTGGGAGCGTATAGAGCAAAATTTGAATTCCATTGTTATTAACACTAACGATGGATTTTGCTTGAAAATATTGAGGATGAGCTATATCTATCTGCCAAACTACTTAAAGCCATGTTTTCTGTATATGGGTGTTTTTAAGGAAGATTACCGTATTATTGTGTCAATGCTTAAGAAGTTATGGGTTTCTGAAggatttttgaaaccagggagTGGAAAATGTTTGGAAACACTTGCGCAAGAGTATTTTAAGGAATTGGTTGATAGAAATCTCGTTTTAGTTGATGGATTGGGGTGTACTGGAAACGTTAAGTTTTGTAAAATTCATGATTTGTTGAGAGATTTGTGTTTGAAAGAAGCTGAAAAGGACAGATTTTACCATGTTGTAAGAGATGATCCTCCGGCCAATATTAGCGAACGTCGAGTCGTTCTTAAAACTGGAGGGTTGTTAGGATCTTTGTCACATACTCGTTCCATAATATGTCAGTATGACAAAGCAGTACCTGAGGATGGCAAATTTCTACCGTCTCAGGATCTTCGATTGTTGAGGATATTCAGGGCAAGTGTGTATGATAGTTATTTCCTAGAAAATGTGTTTGAATTGGTGAACTCACGGTACCTTGCTATCACAGTTCATCATGAGGATTAATTTCCCTAACACTATCAAGAAGTTGGTTGTTCAAGACTTTCATACCACGGAGTTTGGCACAAAGATGGAAGACATATTGCCTAAAATCGGTTCGTTGCCTCTTCTTGAGAAGCTCTTATTAAGTAGAGGTGTCTTCAGAACCAGCAAGTGGGAAACAATTGAAGGCCAGTTCCAGAAGCTCAAGTTTCTACAGTTGTCGCGTTGTAGAGGTCTAGTAAATTGGATTGTGTCAGACAGCTCCCACTTTCCACTTCTCCAGAAGCTTTGTCTCAATTTATCCGAACTCGAGGAAATCCCATCTGAAGTTGGAGAAATAGCAACGCTGAAATCGATTTCATTGTATAGATGCAGTGAAGCAGTTGTGGTGTCAGCGAGAAAGATAGTAGAAGAACATGAGGATCTATATGGAGAGCAATTAGACCTTCGTGTGGGTGCAATTTGGTAAACATTGGACTGCAAAAGAGGTAATAAACATGCATTGTGTTTTTATGTAATTTGTTTTCAATCTTTTTTGCATTTGATAAACATTGGACTGCAAAACAGCATTTACATATGACCTCATATTTCTGTCAGTCTTGTTTGCTTCCTCTCATTGTGGACGGAGAAGAGGGAGAATGGCCGGAGATTGGTGGCGCCGTGGAGGGAGtcgacggcggcggcggatggAGATTCTTCCATGGCTATACACAAATGTTTATTTGTATTtaactttttgttgttttagtgATGTTAGTGATatgattttgaatttattttataaacgAAACTTTGTtagagactattttttgtggagtagtattttgtGTTCATGATTTTTAGAAGATAAAATTTTCTGTTTTTAACTGATGATATAGTTTTGCCAAAAAATGTaaacaaaatcaataattttataattttatcaaagTAAAGAAAAATAGGATTTTTTTTGGTTTGGTGTGATATTAAACTTAAACCTCTTATaattagattattttttgtggcAATTTGTAGGTTTAAGATCTAAAAATATTGCCAATCATTTTCCATGGAACcacaaataaaattgaatttgccTAATTGAAATATAGGAAGTTGATTACGTAGATGAGTACACATTTTACGAATTTAGGGCATCCGccgtggtgcggatgtcccggcagaTATCCctgcggacatcccaaaaacacctcctgccacgtcatacggacttctcaCTGCAGATGCCACGTCATagggacatcccactgcacagtggcggacatccccaaggacatgccgacggacttcccatattaaaaaaattcacaaattcatcaatttaacaatttacggaattaagcAATTTACGGAagtaaaatttcgacacaaatgtGGAGAAAATGAgaacacttcattaaaaaaaacatacttaattaaaaaaatacataaaaaattacataaatataacaaaaaaaatccgtcttctcactcctcggattccccgtcgccgccgccgccaccccccTCGCCGTCGCTATCCTACATCTCGTcgaaccccaaatcgcgccgcatactgttgagGAGGGGTTTAAACTTCCGCTTGTAATGGGGGTCGGTCGCTTGGTGGGAGGCCTCGAGAGGggcgcgaattcggaccaagttatattgaaaataactaaaccgattggatcagttagcaaatgtcgttgccacttgatcgattcaaactcgctctcgctcgtttcctaccaatgtaatttgtaaactcccaattttgcactactttaacagtaaagcggcaagttcggggtcgatcccacagagaagttggtgtgtcgagagtgtgtgtagtgaacaggggggttggttgctgccacgctttaacttgggagtttttaactactgattttactctaggcagaattaaacttgctagcttgatcaagacaaatttaactactgggtcaagtgaattgcaggcgAAAACGTAACAGTAAATGCGATGATGTAAacgaaataactttgattaaactaaaactgaGAACAGTACagcgagaaatttaaactaagctaatacttcggaaaataagaaaacgagtaaaaccgagaagaatctcggcgggaaatttaggaatacgccgacagataacaagtattctgcagcgcttcgttaatcgccctttctaactaagcaacactttaactaagctaagctaagctatctagaaaactgaactaagctagagaattgAACTAAGCTagactagacggaaagtaaaggagcGCATCTTTTCTCGTGGTGGCACATCCTTTATTTATAGGCGCatcacgacctccagctggataacaaTCTTGgtagggaatattcgctcatgctgagagtgagcgactcattgattgcgaCGATGCTTTTCAGCAACAgaatcgtgactcagctccgtccttgcgtctcatatttcagcacgtgtccccttctagaacgttgtccttgataacagaatgatgtgcaccatccagctcatagcctcgcgtgtccttcttctgagaTCCAGTGGTCCCTTCCTTAACCGcctgattactccccttgatcaacttcctccgatttctggcctttttcgcctattgtacttgcttgatcagtctgACCtagttgccttggtcaagcaacatttctgcacaattaac
Encoded proteins:
- the LOC121779909 gene encoding putative late blight resistance protein homolog R1A-10, which codes for MAAYGALVSLMHIIETLDKHPSPPISINQKQVQSLTQNITFLQEFLDSYISPFADSHDADPLERRIADAVYAAEDVIESHIVDQIHSGSTIVAYYDFYHNLQKVIEEMNLINKEVKSIAVEAQTKQKPVAALSASSSNVKENVIVGSDEVFQDVLDKLTGDTINRQIIPITGMGGIGKTTLAMKLFENALVKYRFDIRAWTTISQTYNVRETLREVLFRASGRDSSSDLSENELGQKLYQFLFGRRYLVIMDDMWSIEAWEKIKNFFPDNQDGSRIIVTTRLSYLSSQLNESCIVRMKFLDEASSWDLFRMTVFGKESCPIELEKIGKNIVANCKGLPLSIATIGGLLAKSERTKECWERIEQNLNSIVINTNDGFCLKILRMSYIYLPNYLKPCFLYMGVFKEDYRIIVSMLKKLWVSEGFLKPGSGKCLETLAQEYFKELVDRNLVLVDGLGCTGNVKFCKIHDLLRDLCLKEAEKDRFYHVVRDDPPANISERRVVLKTGGLLGSLSHTRSIICQYDKAVPEDGKFLPSQDLRLLRIFRASVYDSYFLENVFELVNSRYLAITVHHED